A genomic region of Desulfovibrio aminophilus contains the following coding sequences:
- a CDS encoding UxaA family hydrolase gives MKAIIVMSAADNVGNAIEDISKGDTVSYVLDGAPHSFIAVDDIPFGFKAAVKDITPGGDILKYKEVIGKAAKAIKAGECVHIHNVEGKRGRGDISEGKA, from the coding sequence ATGAAGGCCATCATCGTCATGAGCGCCGCCGACAACGTCGGCAACGCCATTGAGGACATCTCCAAAGGCGACACCGTCTCCTACGTGCTGGACGGCGCCCCTCACTCGTTCATCGCGGTGGACGACATTCCCTTCGGGTTCAAGGCCGCGGTGAAGGACATCACCCCAGGCGGCGACATCCTCAAGTACAAGGAAGTGATCGGCAAGGCCGCCAAGGCCATCAAGGCCGGCGAGTGCGTCCACATCCACAACGTCGAAGGCAAACGCGGCCGCGGCGACATCTCGGAGGGAAAGGCATGA
- a CDS encoding sigma-54 dependent transcriptional regulator, giving the protein MQQTIENDVILVVDDEVDFANGVARLITKGFPNNPVLVRHDGPSALAALRENRCGLLLTDLRMPGMDGAALLDQALAQNPLLSVILLTGFGTIETAVAALKSGAYDFLTKPIDQDGLYRAVTKGLERSALLAENRRLRAAVVTCGSRAGFIGESPAVQDLRARIEAVAATDYTVLILGESGVGKELVARTIHALSRRGAQRLVSLNCTAIPDQILESELFGHVKGAFTGADQPRRGLFQVADGGSLLLDEIGDLPPHLQPKLLRALEEGAVRPVGGSENIKVDVRILASTNQNLESRVASGVFREDLFYRLNVLTVRVPSLRERPDDIPILVRHYLRETCGELDSGGKEVTDDALEYLTRRAWPGNVRELLNFVRRLVVFSPGPTITQAQVRLLDAPGGGPAPSIARLETYKDAKHRLVDDFTRSYMQRLLEETGGNVSQAARLSGLERVSLQKILRRLGMAAEEFRGRED; this is encoded by the coding sequence ATGCAACAGACGATCGAGAATGACGTCATCCTCGTGGTCGATGACGAAGTCGACTTCGCCAACGGCGTGGCCCGGCTCATCACCAAGGGCTTTCCGAACAACCCCGTGCTGGTCCGCCACGACGGCCCGTCGGCCCTGGCGGCGTTGCGGGAGAACCGCTGCGGCCTGCTGCTCACCGACCTGCGCATGCCCGGCATGGACGGCGCGGCCCTGCTGGACCAGGCCCTGGCCCAGAACCCGCTCCTGTCCGTGATCCTGCTCACCGGCTTCGGCACCATCGAGACGGCCGTGGCCGCGCTCAAGTCCGGGGCCTACGACTTCCTGACCAAGCCCATCGACCAGGACGGCCTCTACAGGGCCGTGACCAAGGGGCTGGAACGCTCGGCCCTGCTGGCGGAAAACCGCCGCCTGCGCGCGGCCGTGGTCACCTGCGGCTCCCGCGCCGGGTTCATCGGCGAAAGCCCGGCCGTCCAAGACCTGCGGGCCCGGATCGAGGCCGTGGCGGCCACGGACTACACCGTGCTCATCCTGGGCGAATCCGGGGTGGGCAAGGAACTGGTGGCGCGGACCATCCACGCCCTGAGCCGCCGGGGGGCCCAGCGGCTGGTGAGCCTGAACTGCACGGCCATCCCGGACCAGATTCTGGAAAGCGAGCTCTTCGGCCACGTCAAGGGCGCCTTCACCGGCGCGGACCAGCCCCGGCGCGGCCTGTTCCAGGTCGCCGACGGCGGCAGCCTGCTTCTGGACGAGATCGGGGATTTGCCCCCGCACCTCCAGCCCAAGCTCCTGCGCGCCCTGGAAGAGGGCGCGGTGCGGCCCGTGGGCGGCAGCGAGAACATCAAGGTGGACGTGCGCATCCTGGCCTCCACGAACCAGAACCTGGAGTCCAGGGTGGCCTCCGGGGTCTTCCGCGAGGACCTCTTCTACCGCCTGAACGTGCTCACGGTGCGCGTGCCCTCCCTGCGCGAACGGCCGGACGACATCCCGATCCTCGTCCGCCACTACCTCCGGGAAACCTGCGGAGAGCTGGACTCCGGCGGCAAGGAAGTGACCGATGACGCACTGGAGTACCTGACCCGCCGCGCCTGGCCCGGCAACGTCCGGGAGCTGCTCAACTTCGTGCGGCGGCTGGTGGTCTTCTCCCCCGGCCCGACGATCACCCAGGCCCAGGTCCGGCTCCTGGACGCCCCGGGCGGCGGCCCCGCCCCATCCATCGCCCGGCTGGAAACCTACAAGGACGCCAAGCACCGCCTGGTGGACGACTTCACCCGCTCCTACATGCAGCGCTTGCTGGAGGAGACCGGCGGCAACGTCTCCCAGGCCGCGCGCCTCTCCGGCCTGGAGCGGGTCTCCCTACAGAAGATCCTGCGCCGCCTCGGCATGGCCGCCGAGGAGTTCCGGGGCCGCGAGGACTGA